A single region of the Chryseobacterium sp. 6424 genome encodes:
- the hemE gene encoding uroporphyrinogen decarboxylase encodes MIKNDLYLKALRGETVERPPVWMMRQAGRFLPEFRALRDEYDFFTRCQTPELAAEITMMPIRRYPLDAAILFSDILVVPQAMGLNFEMREGVGPWLEKPVRTLEQVQNIEVPDVNDTLGYVFDAIELTLQKLDNNIPLIGFAGSPWTILCYCVEGKGSKAFDVAKRFCFQHPEAAHLLLQKITDTTIAYLKRKVEKGVSAVQVFDSWGGMLSPYDYQEFSWPYINQIVQALSPLTHVVVFGKGCWFALEEMAASKASALGVDWTIRPEHARQLTADKTLQGNFDPSRLYSSPETIKKMVTEMINRFGKDRYIVNLGHGILPDIPLENAEAFIRAVVDWKE; translated from the coding sequence ATGATTAAAAATGACCTTTATTTAAAAGCATTAAGAGGCGAAACTGTAGAAAGGCCACCTGTTTGGATGATGAGACAGGCAGGGAGATTTCTGCCGGAATTCCGTGCGCTTCGCGATGAATATGATTTTTTCACCCGTTGCCAAACACCAGAACTTGCCGCGGAGATTACCATGATGCCGATCCGAAGATATCCTTTAGATGCAGCCATATTATTCTCTGACATTCTGGTAGTTCCGCAAGCGATGGGCCTTAATTTTGAAATGCGCGAAGGTGTTGGCCCGTGGCTTGAAAAGCCGGTCCGCACTTTGGAACAGGTACAGAACATAGAGGTTCCGGATGTTAATGATACTTTGGGTTATGTATTCGACGCCATCGAGCTCACACTTCAGAAACTTGATAACAACATCCCACTCATCGGTTTTGCTGGCTCACCTTGGACGATCCTTTGCTATTGTGTGGAAGGCAAGGGCTCGAAAGCTTTTGATGTAGCCAAACGTTTCTGCTTCCAACACCCTGAAGCCGCGCATCTGCTGCTACAGAAAATTACCGATACCACGATCGCCTACCTTAAACGTAAAGTTGAGAAAGGCGTTTCTGCTGTACAGGTATTCGATTCTTGGGGCGGCATGCTTTCCCCTTATGATTATCAGGAGTTTTCCTGGCCTTATATCAACCAAATTGTACAGGCATTGAGCCCACTGACGCACGTGGTGGTATTTGGTAAAGGCTGCTGGTTTGCCCTGGAAGAAATGGCAGCTTCAAAAGCTTCTGCGCTCGGTGTAGACTGGACAATCCGGCCCGAACACGCCCGCCAATTAACAGCCGATAAAACCCTCCAGGGGAATTTCGATCCCTCAAGGCTATATTCTTCGCCAGAAACTATAAAAAAAATGGTAACAGAAATGATCAACCGCTTCGGGAAAGACCGCTATATTGTAAATTTAGGCCACGGGATCCTGCCCGATATCCCGCTTGAAAACGCCGAGGCGTTCATCCGTGCGGTAGTTGACTGGAAGGAGTAA
- the hemC gene encoding hydroxymethylbilane synthase, with protein sequence MKSIKIGTRNSPLAMWQAREVARHLQNKNLLTDIAPVVSTGDKNLTQPLYTLGITGVFTKDLDIALLNNEVDIAVHSLKDIPTQMPEGIEIFAVLERDYPQDVLVRRKDAATLELHKLKIATSSLRRRAFWLKEFPETAFSDIRGNVQTRLAKLEEQNFDATLFSLAAIERMGLSIDYEHLPMMVSAPAQGVVAICGRKDDVELKAVFEDINHHETRICINIERSFLNTLEGGCTAPIGAFAEINEQGQVRFIGRLCSLDGQNCIETDEIFDWEPGVDHGKIMAEKILANGGKALMEEIKNSI encoded by the coding sequence GCGAAGTAGCACGACATCTGCAGAACAAGAACCTGCTGACCGATATTGCCCCCGTAGTTTCCACCGGTGATAAAAACCTTACCCAACCTCTTTATACACTGGGTATTACAGGCGTCTTCACCAAAGACCTGGATATTGCCCTGCTGAATAATGAAGTAGATATTGCCGTACATTCCCTAAAAGACATCCCCACCCAAATGCCCGAAGGCATCGAAATTTTCGCGGTTCTTGAACGCGATTATCCGCAGGATGTGCTGGTAAGAAGAAAAGATGCGGCCACCCTCGAACTTCATAAACTGAAAATCGCCACCAGCAGCCTGCGCCGCCGTGCCTTCTGGCTGAAAGAATTCCCGGAGACAGCGTTTTCCGACATTCGCGGTAATGTACAGACGCGGCTCGCAAAACTCGAGGAACAGAATTTCGACGCTACTTTATTCTCTCTCGCAGCCATTGAAAGAATGGGCTTATCAATTGATTACGAACACCTTCCGATGATGGTTTCCGCACCCGCGCAAGGCGTAGTCGCCATTTGTGGACGTAAGGATGATGTGGAACTGAAAGCCGTTTTTGAAGACATCAATCACCATGAAACCCGCATCTGCATCAATATCGAACGTAGCTTCCTGAACACCCTTGAAGGCGGCTGTACTGCGCCAATTGGTGCTTTTGCAGAAATCAACGAACAGGGACAGGTGAGATTCATCGGGCGACTGTGTTCGCTGGATGGGCAAAACTGCATCGAAACTGATGAGATTTTTGATTGGGAACCCGGCGTAGACCATGGGAAAATAATGGCAGAAAAGATCTTGGCTAACGGCGGCAAAGCTTTAATGGAAGAAATTAAAAACAGTATTTAA
- a CDS encoding uroporphyrinogen-III synthase yields the protein MISKKLGSHFSYDFVEVIKTSPLQVSPFDLKDYSLIFTSVNGVRSFFENGFVPDENFTSKNFNKIYTVGLATKKEVRKNGFGTFKVTRHAKELSEFIIENSSKERFLHFCGNLALNVLNNTLPLQNISYRKIPVYETTLLYPDIPGNYDAVCFFSPSGVRSFAKFNSLDGLQIFSIGETTANELRKFTKNPIITSTESNLDDLLKLISAHSIR from the coding sequence ATGATTTCCAAAAAATTAGGGAGTCATTTTTCTTATGATTTCGTGGAAGTGATCAAGACTTCTCCCTTGCAGGTTTCACCATTTGACCTTAAAGATTATTCACTGATTTTCACCAGCGTAAATGGCGTACGGAGTTTTTTTGAGAACGGATTTGTACCCGATGAAAACTTCACCAGCAAAAACTTCAATAAAATATACACTGTAGGACTTGCTACTAAAAAGGAAGTGCGTAAAAACGGTTTCGGTACCTTTAAAGTTACAAGACACGCCAAGGAACTTTCAGAGTTTATTATAGAAAACAGTTCTAAGGAGCGCTTCCTGCATTTCTGTGGGAATTTGGCTCTGAATGTACTGAACAATACGTTACCGCTACAGAATATTTCTTACCGTAAGATCCCCGTTTACGAAACTACGCTGCTATATCCCGATATTCCAGGAAATTATGACGCCGTGTGTTTTTTTAGTCCGAGCGGAGTTCGTAGTTTTGCGAAGTTCAATTCACTGGATGGCTTACAGATTTTTTCAATCGGAGAAACTACCGCAAACGAACTTAGGAAATTTACAAAAAACCCTATTATTACCAGCACAGAAAGCAACCTGGATGACTTGCTGAAACTTATCTCAGCACACAGCATCCGATAG
- a CDS encoding GNAT family N-acetyltransferase, with the protein MSIEIISNSLETERLNLKLVDIEDAGFIYDLYNQPRFLQFIGDRKIRSVQDAARYIIEKFRPQIESLGYGNYVVIRKEDGTKLGSVGVFTRDGLNVQDIGFAVLPQFEGFGYFTEAAMKVLEVIHAQFGVSKVSGITALDHYALQNVLQKLGLKYIKLIRLSGEDEDLMYFEGLVQHCIQ; encoded by the coding sequence ATGAGTATAGAAATAATATCAAATTCATTAGAAACTGAACGTCTGAACTTAAAACTTGTGGATATAGAAGATGCCGGGTTTATTTATGATTTGTATAATCAGCCAAGGTTCTTACAGTTCATAGGGGATAGAAAGATACGTTCCGTACAGGATGCGGCACGGTATATCATAGAAAAATTCCGGCCGCAGATTGAAAGTTTAGGCTATGGTAATTATGTCGTCATCCGGAAAGAAGATGGTACGAAACTGGGCTCTGTAGGCGTATTTACAAGGGATGGGCTGAATGTTCAGGATATTGGGTTCGCAGTGTTGCCACAGTTTGAAGGTTTTGGCTATTTTACTGAAGCGGCCATGAAGGTTTTAGAAGTGATACATGCTCAGTTTGGGGTATCAAAAGTTTCTGGGATTACGGCTTTAGATCATTACGCCTTACAAAATGTTTTACAAAAGCTTGGGTTGAAATATATTAAATTAATCCGACTGTCTGGTGAAGATGAAGATTTGATGTATTTTGAAGGATTGGTGCAGCATTGTATTCAATAA